One window of the Archaeoglobus sulfaticallidus PM70-1 genome contains the following:
- the carB gene encoding carbamoyl-phosphate synthase large subunit, with protein MPKREDLRKIMVIGSGPIIIGQAAEFDYSGSQACKALKEEGYEVVLVNSNPATIMTDPEMADKTYIEPITADFVAKIIEREVPDAILPTLGGQTALNVAVQLGELGVLDRYGIELIGAKLSAIKKAEDRELFKKSMEKIGLEVPKSDTANSVDEALSIAEEIGYPVVIRPAFTLGGTGGGIAFNREELKDIAERGLEMSMINQILIEEGVIGWKEYELEVMRDLADNVVIICSIENFDPMGVHTGDSITVAPAQTLTDVEYQYLRDSAIKIIREIGVETGGSNIQFAVNPDNGRVVAIEMNPRVSRSSALASKATGFPIAKIAAKLAIGYTLDEIPNDITKETPASFEPTIDYVVVKIPRFAFDKFPTADPTLGSQMKSVGEVMAIGRTFEEALQKALRSLEIRRYGIGCDGRDKDPSMDHILKRLASPHPSRIFYIRYALLKGLSVEEISRLTKIDPWFITKIKNILDLENELKELSKKYTIEDLPRKYLLKAKRFGFSDVQLAYIFKTTEMEVRKRRKELGINAVYKMVDTCAAEFEAKTPYYYSTYEDENEAIPSNKKKIMILGSGPNRIGQGIEFDYTCVHGVFSLKEDGYETIMVNCNPETVSTDYDTSDRLYFEPITFEDVLNIYENEGAEGIIVQFGGQTPLNITKNLEKAGVRILGTSPDSIDIAEDRERFSDLIERLGIPQPPNGIAFSLEEAREIVKKIGFPVLVRPSYVLGGRAMVIVYDEQSFENYVAEAFDVSEDKPVLIDKFLEDAIEVEVDALCDGEDVLIGGIMEHVEEAGIHSGDSACVLPPISLTNEHIETIKDYTRKIALALNVIGLLNIQYAIKDKVYVLEVNPRASRTVPFVSKATGIPLAKIAAKLMTGKKLRELGVKEVTPKHVAVKEAVFPFNKLPGVDPILGPEMKATGEVMGIDYDFGLAYYKAELAAGMRLPTEGTVFISVKEADRAKILEVARKLKEMGFRILATSGTATYLRDNGVDAEVVLKVSEGRPNVIDAIINRKIDFIINTPSGKRGKTEGFLIRRAAVDHNIPYITTISGAKAVVRAIESIKRKGFEEVIVKSIQEYHEEIREGM; from the coding sequence ATAACCGCTGATTTTGTTGCCAAGATTATCGAAAGGGAGGTTCCGGATGCCATTCTTCCAACACTCGGAGGACAGACAGCACTGAATGTTGCCGTTCAGCTTGGGGAGCTTGGTGTGCTCGACAGGTACGGCATAGAGCTGATAGGAGCGAAGCTTTCTGCTATAAAAAAGGCTGAGGACAGAGAGCTGTTCAAGAAGTCCATGGAGAAGATTGGGCTTGAGGTTCCCAAAAGCGACACGGCAAACAGTGTTGATGAGGCGCTGTCGATAGCAGAGGAAATTGGATATCCGGTTGTTATAAGACCTGCTTTCACGCTTGGTGGAACTGGCGGAGGGATAGCTTTCAACAGAGAGGAGCTGAAGGATATCGCTGAGAGAGGCCTTGAGATGTCGATGATCAACCAGATCCTAATTGAAGAAGGAGTTATTGGATGGAAAGAGTACGAGTTGGAGGTCATGAGGGATCTGGCCGACAATGTCGTGATAATATGCTCAATCGAGAACTTCGATCCGATGGGAGTCCACACGGGAGACAGCATAACGGTTGCTCCTGCCCAAACTCTCACGGATGTCGAGTATCAGTATCTCAGGGACTCGGCAATCAAGATCATAAGGGAGATTGGAGTTGAGACCGGAGGCAGCAACATCCAGTTCGCTGTGAATCCTGACAACGGCAGGGTTGTTGCGATAGAGATGAATCCGAGAGTTAGCCGATCATCTGCTCTGGCTTCGAAGGCAACCGGATTTCCGATAGCCAAGATTGCCGCAAAGCTTGCTATTGGATATACGCTCGATGAGATACCGAACGATATAACGAAGGAGACGCCAGCCAGCTTCGAGCCCACAATAGACTATGTTGTCGTCAAAATCCCGAGATTCGCTTTTGACAAGTTCCCAACAGCCGATCCAACCTTGGGCAGCCAGATGAAGAGCGTTGGAGAGGTCATGGCAATCGGAAGAACTTTTGAGGAGGCTCTGCAGAAGGCCCTGCGGAGCCTTGAGATTAGGAGATACGGAATCGGATGTGATGGTAGGGACAAGGATCCGAGCATGGATCACATACTGAAGAGGCTCGCCTCTCCTCACCCAAGCAGGATATTTTACATAAGATATGCCCTCCTGAAGGGTCTGAGCGTTGAAGAGATTTCAAGGCTGACGAAAATTGACCCATGGTTCATAACCAAGATAAAGAACATACTCGACCTTGAAAATGAGCTTAAAGAACTCTCGAAGAAGTACACGATAGAGGATTTGCCGAGGAAATACCTGCTGAAAGCGAAGAGATTTGGCTTCTCAGATGTGCAGCTCGCGTACATCTTCAAAACAACGGAGATGGAAGTGAGAAAGAGAAGGAAAGAGCTTGGAATCAATGCAGTTTACAAGATGGTCGATACTTGTGCTGCAGAGTTCGAGGCTAAAACTCCATACTACTACTCAACATATGAGGATGAGAATGAGGCCATACCGAGCAACAAAAAGAAGATCATGATCCTTGGTTCAGGCCCTAACAGGATAGGACAGGGAATAGAGTTCGATTATACCTGCGTTCACGGTGTTTTCAGCCTCAAAGAAGATGGTTATGAAACCATAATGGTAAACTGCAATCCTGAGACAGTTTCAACAGATTACGATACCTCTGACAGACTTTATTTCGAGCCAATAACCTTCGAGGATGTTTTGAACATATACGAAAATGAGGGAGCTGAAGGTATCATCGTCCAGTTCGGCGGGCAGACACCACTCAACATCACAAAAAATCTTGAGAAGGCTGGTGTCAGGATTCTCGGAACATCTCCGGACTCCATAGATATTGCTGAAGATAGAGAGAGGTTTTCAGACCTCATAGAGAGACTAGGTATTCCTCAACCTCCCAACGGAATTGCGTTCAGCCTTGAAGAGGCGAGGGAGATCGTCAAAAAGATAGGCTTCCCTGTTCTCGTCAGGCCATCGTATGTGCTTGGAGGCAGAGCAATGGTCATCGTCTATGACGAGCAGAGCTTCGAGAACTATGTTGCCGAGGCTTTCGATGTCAGCGAGGACAAGCCCGTGCTGATAGACAAATTCCTAGAGGATGCGATCGAGGTTGAGGTTGATGCCCTCTGCGATGGCGAGGATGTGCTGATTGGGGGCATAATGGAGCATGTCGAGGAGGCTGGAATCCACAGCGGTGACTCCGCTTGCGTTTTACCACCAATATCCCTCACTAATGAGCATATAGAGACGATCAAAGACTACACGAGGAAAATAGCCCTGGCTCTAAACGTGATTGGCCTGCTGAACATACAGTACGCGATAAAAGATAAGGTTTATGTGCTTGAAGTCAACCCGAGAGCGAGTAGGACAGTTCCCTTTGTCAGCAAAGCCACAGGAATTCCGCTTGCGAAAATAGCGGCAAAGCTCATGACAGGCAAGAAGCTCAGGGAGCTTGGAGTTAAGGAAGTTACTCCAAAACATGTTGCTGTGAAGGAGGCAGTGTTCCCATTCAATAAACTGCCAGGAGTTGATCCAATACTCGGACCTGAAATGAAAGCTACTGGAGAGGTTATGGGCATAGACTACGACTTCGGGCTTGCTTACTACAAGGCCGAGCTTGCAGCAGGTATGAGGCTGCCAACCGAGGGGACGGTTTTCATAAGCGTTAAGGAGGCTGACAGAGCCAAGATCCTTGAGGTTGCGAGAAAACTGAAGGAGATGGGATTCAGGATCCTCGCAACATCCGGAACTGCCACCTATCTGAGAGACAACGGTGTTGATGCCGAGGTTGTGCTGAAGGTCAGTGAGGGCAGACCAAATGTCATCGATGCGATCATAAACAGGAAGATCGACTTCATAATCAACACTCCTTCAGGAAAGAGGGGCAAGACTGAGGGATTTCTGATCAGAAGGGCTGCAGTCGATCACAACATTCCATACATAACCACGATAAGCGGTGCCAAGGCCGTTGTCAGGGCGATAGAGTCCATAAAGAGGAAAGGCTTTGAGGAAGTTATCGTTAAATCGATTCAGGAATACCACGAGGAGATAAGAGAGGGAATGTGA